The proteins below are encoded in one region of Paenarthrobacter ilicis:
- a CDS encoding DUF4082 domain-containing protein, whose protein sequence is MPGPTDPRPLRVMKSLLVPLVVTLVAALLPLTATTAVAAGPCDPVVNAVVCENSKTGSPPSEWDINGAGDDSIQGFATDISVNAGQPIRFKVDTKALNYMIAIYRTGWYGGNGARKIADVTPSVLRQTQPACRSDLTTELYDCGTWAVSATWQVPATAVSGVYIALLTRPDTGAKSHITFIVRNDGNRSAVVFQTADQTWQAYNTYGGSDFYQGAANGRAYKVSYNRPMATRDGPGGRDFYFSNEYPMVRFLEQNGYDVSYISGLDSDRSGGELLNHKVFLSVGHDEYWSGPQRANVTAARDAGVNLQFLSGNEMYWRTRFEPSAVDGTANRTLTCYKETWGNAKIDPSSQWTGTWRDPRFAAQSNGGGLPENALTGTMYMSNHSDLPVTVKADEGKTRLWRNTSLTSIPAGSSVALAPHTVGYESNEDLDNGFRPAGVIRLSTTVGSVPEYLQDYGNTVAPGSTTHNVTLYRAPSGALVFSAGSVQWTWGLDQEHDGAGAPADVRMRQAQVNLLADMGAQPATRAAGLAAAVASTDTAKPTTTITSPANGATVAHGSSVTVSGTAADVGGVVAGVEVSTDAGATWHPAQGKQNWTYTYIQKGLSTATVQARAIDDSVNTGTAATVNLTLIGPYSVFGQTVPVVKDSGDGGAYEMGLRFTPSVDGFITGVRFYKSTANTGTHTGSLWSSTGERLATTTFTNETASGWQTALFSQAVPVAAGQKYTVSYWAPNGHYASKDTQWASFGATDAPLKVAGGFGAEPAGVYATSSSFPTTSFNGGNYFADAVFSTVDSSPMTVSGQTPIPSSSSVPVNTKVSAVFSKPVTAASVQLTVSTPGGPVAGTTAYDAATRRATFTPSSALPFSTQVTATLAGTDSVGGPVTAGGTWTFTTAATLPVPGACPCSLFDDSVTPGIAELREGVPVTLGVRFSSVSAGEVTGVRFYKSAGNTGTHNGALYSATGQQLATVAFTNESASGWQTAMFSQPVPMSANTDYIVSYKSLTGTYSATANGFGSGMSVGPLRAASDAGAYTYSGDFASSRSTASYLVDVVVTVPNAPFTVGGQSPQPNAGSVPLNSVVSAVLSEAAVTSSVSMAVKISNGAAVAGSSTYDPSNRKVTFTPGAALAAGTAYTATVTATAVSGQPMSGGGTWSFTTVQAPGTPGVCPCSLFADTVTPTTPDADDGVPLSLGVRFASNTAGQATGVRFYKSVGNTGTHTGAIYTTAGQLLGTVTFSNETSTGWQTASFSQPVTMEADTEYVVAYKSTTGKYSYTANGFGQGITSGPLRTAPDSGAFAYNSDFPNSTSTANYLVDLVFNVATPPLTVSEQVPAPGASGIPADVKPSITFSSAIRTGASFTLTANGSQIAGAASLSADSRTVTFSPTSPLAGSTTVTASVANVVSQQGQAFPTTTWQFTTAAPALQQSTIFGALVPQTAANADPLSVELGTAFTVSQPGNVTGIRFYKGTGNTGTHVGSLWNAAGTRLAQVTFTNETATGWQTATLASPVALVTGQIYVVSYRAPNGRYSSTSGFFNQTWTSGVFTAAGPNNGRYRYGTGGVMPASSWNATNYFVDVLYSSAAPAQQLAAPSPSPSPTPTPTPTATPTATATPTPSPSPSQSGGLVCGLLRIC, encoded by the coding sequence ATGCCCGGTCCCACCGATCCACGGCCTCTGCGGGTCATGAAAAGCTTGTTGGTTCCTTTGGTGGTCACCTTGGTGGCGGCCCTGCTGCCACTGACGGCTACGACGGCGGTTGCCGCCGGCCCCTGCGACCCCGTGGTCAATGCGGTGGTGTGCGAGAACTCCAAGACGGGCAGTCCTCCCTCGGAGTGGGATATCAACGGCGCGGGCGATGACAGCATCCAGGGCTTCGCGACGGACATCAGCGTCAACGCCGGCCAGCCCATACGGTTCAAGGTGGATACCAAGGCCTTGAATTACATGATCGCGATCTACCGCACCGGTTGGTACGGCGGCAACGGCGCCCGGAAGATTGCCGATGTCACACCCTCAGTGCTTCGCCAGACCCAGCCTGCTTGCCGGAGCGATCTCACCACCGAGCTCTATGACTGCGGCACATGGGCCGTTTCCGCAACCTGGCAGGTTCCTGCCACAGCGGTGTCCGGCGTGTATATAGCGCTGCTCACGCGGCCGGATACGGGAGCCAAGAGCCACATCACCTTTATTGTCCGCAACGACGGCAACCGGTCCGCCGTCGTGTTCCAGACAGCTGACCAAACCTGGCAGGCGTACAACACCTATGGAGGATCGGACTTTTACCAGGGCGCAGCGAACGGCCGGGCCTACAAGGTCAGCTACAACCGTCCAATGGCTACGCGCGATGGCCCGGGTGGCAGGGATTTCTACTTCTCCAACGAGTACCCCATGGTGCGGTTCCTTGAGCAGAACGGCTACGACGTCAGTTACATCAGCGGCCTGGACTCGGACCGCAGCGGCGGCGAATTGTTGAACCACAAAGTGTTCCTCTCCGTTGGGCACGACGAATATTGGTCCGGCCCGCAACGTGCCAACGTCACAGCCGCGAGGGACGCGGGCGTGAACCTCCAGTTCCTGTCCGGCAATGAGATGTATTGGCGGACGCGGTTTGAGCCGTCAGCAGTTGACGGTACGGCGAACCGCACGCTGACCTGCTACAAGGAAACCTGGGGCAACGCCAAAATTGATCCCAGCAGCCAGTGGACAGGCACGTGGCGCGATCCCCGGTTCGCCGCGCAGTCCAACGGTGGCGGCCTGCCGGAAAATGCCTTGACGGGAACCATGTACATGTCCAACCACTCGGACCTGCCGGTAACGGTCAAAGCTGACGAAGGTAAAACCAGGTTGTGGCGGAACACGTCCCTGACGTCAATACCGGCGGGGTCGTCAGTTGCTCTTGCGCCCCATACGGTGGGGTATGAATCCAACGAGGACCTGGACAATGGTTTCCGTCCTGCCGGTGTGATCCGGTTGTCCACCACTGTGGGCAGCGTGCCCGAATACCTCCAGGATTACGGAAATACCGTGGCACCCGGGTCCACTACCCACAACGTGACTCTCTACCGTGCACCCAGCGGCGCTCTGGTCTTCTCTGCAGGCAGTGTCCAGTGGACCTGGGGCTTGGACCAGGAACACGACGGCGCCGGCGCCCCCGCGGACGTTCGCATGCGCCAGGCGCAGGTAAACCTGCTGGCCGACATGGGCGCCCAGCCAGCTACGCGTGCCGCCGGTCTGGCAGCTGCCGTGGCGAGCACGGACACCGCCAAGCCCACAACAACCATCACCTCCCCTGCCAATGGCGCCACCGTGGCCCACGGCAGCAGCGTCACCGTGTCAGGAACTGCAGCGGATGTGGGAGGCGTGGTGGCAGGGGTTGAGGTCTCCACGGACGCAGGCGCCACCTGGCACCCGGCCCAAGGCAAGCAAAACTGGACCTACACCTACATCCAGAAAGGCCTGTCAACGGCAACCGTCCAAGCCAGGGCCATCGATGACAGCGTCAATACGGGAACTGCAGCCACCGTCAATCTGACGCTGATCGGCCCCTACAGCGTGTTCGGCCAAACCGTTCCGGTGGTCAAGGACTCCGGCGACGGCGGTGCCTACGAAATGGGGCTGCGCTTCACTCCGTCCGTGGACGGCTTCATCACCGGCGTGCGGTTCTACAAGAGCACGGCCAACACGGGCACGCACACCGGATCGCTGTGGAGTTCAACCGGCGAGCGCCTGGCCACCACAACATTCACCAATGAAACAGCCTCAGGGTGGCAAACTGCCCTGTTCAGCCAGGCCGTCCCTGTTGCGGCCGGCCAAAAATACACTGTCTCTTACTGGGCCCCCAACGGTCATTACGCCAGCAAGGACACCCAGTGGGCCAGCTTCGGAGCCACGGACGCACCGCTGAAGGTGGCCGGAGGCTTCGGCGCAGAGCCCGCCGGCGTCTATGCGACGTCCTCCAGCTTCCCCACCACCAGCTTCAACGGTGGCAACTACTTCGCGGATGCGGTGTTCAGCACCGTGGACAGCAGCCCCATGACGGTGTCGGGACAGACTCCCATACCGTCGTCGTCCAGCGTGCCGGTCAACACCAAGGTCAGTGCGGTCTTCTCCAAGCCCGTTACGGCAGCCTCCGTCCAACTCACGGTCAGCACGCCGGGAGGTCCGGTGGCGGGTACCACCGCCTATGACGCCGCCACCCGCAGGGCAACCTTCACGCCATCCAGCGCGTTGCCGTTCAGTACGCAGGTCACCGCCACCTTGGCCGGGACGGATTCGGTAGGTGGCCCCGTGACGGCTGGCGGTACGTGGACCTTCACCACTGCAGCCACCCTTCCGGTGCCTGGAGCTTGTCCGTGCAGCCTGTTCGATGATTCGGTGACCCCGGGCATCGCCGAGCTGCGTGAGGGCGTTCCGGTGACACTCGGGGTCCGGTTCTCCAGCGTTTCCGCCGGAGAGGTCACCGGTGTCCGCTTCTACAAATCAGCCGGCAACACCGGGACCCACAACGGCGCGCTCTACTCCGCCACGGGACAGCAGCTGGCCACAGTTGCCTTCACCAATGAGAGTGCCTCGGGCTGGCAGACCGCAATGTTCAGCCAACCTGTGCCCATGTCCGCGAACACCGACTACATCGTGTCCTACAAGTCGCTGACCGGCACCTATTCGGCCACGGCCAACGGTTTTGGTTCCGGCATGAGCGTAGGACCCCTGAGGGCGGCCTCCGACGCCGGAGCGTATACCTACAGTGGGGACTTCGCGTCCTCCCGTTCAACGGCCAGCTACCTGGTGGACGTTGTGGTCACTGTTCCCAACGCGCCCTTTACGGTGGGCGGACAGTCCCCGCAGCCCAACGCAGGAAGTGTGCCGCTGAACTCCGTGGTGAGCGCAGTGCTGTCCGAAGCAGCAGTGACCTCCAGCGTGTCCATGGCCGTGAAGATCAGCAATGGCGCGGCAGTTGCCGGATCCAGCACCTACGACCCGTCCAACCGAAAGGTCACGTTCACTCCCGGAGCCGCCCTGGCGGCGGGTACCGCCTATACAGCCACCGTCACGGCGACGGCCGTTTCCGGACAACCCATGTCCGGAGGCGGGACGTGGTCCTTCACCACCGTCCAAGCGCCCGGCACCCCCGGGGTGTGCCCATGTTCCCTCTTCGCGGACACCGTGACACCCACGACGCCGGACGCTGACGACGGCGTGCCGCTGTCCTTGGGTGTCAGGTTCGCCAGCAACACGGCGGGACAAGCCACCGGCGTGCGGTTCTACAAGTCCGTGGGCAACACGGGGACACATACCGGGGCAATCTACACCACCGCCGGCCAGCTCCTTGGCACCGTCACCTTCTCCAATGAAACCAGCACCGGGTGGCAGACTGCCTCCTTCAGTCAACCCGTGACCATGGAAGCGGACACGGAATATGTGGTGGCGTACAAATCCACCACGGGCAAGTACTCCTACACAGCCAATGGATTCGGGCAAGGCATCACCAGTGGTCCTCTCCGGACGGCCCCGGACTCCGGTGCCTTCGCCTATAACAGCGACTTCCCGAATTCCACGTCCACAGCCAATTATCTGGTGGACCTGGTCTTCAACGTGGCGACTCCGCCGCTGACCGTCAGCGAGCAGGTGCCTGCGCCTGGAGCCTCCGGAATCCCGGCTGACGTGAAGCCGTCCATCACCTTCTCTTCCGCGATCCGCACCGGAGCGTCCTTCACCCTCACGGCCAACGGTAGCCAAATAGCCGGTGCAGCCTCCCTGTCGGCAGATTCACGTACTGTCACTTTCTCCCCCACCTCGCCCTTGGCAGGCAGCACGACGGTGACGGCCAGCGTGGCCAACGTGGTCTCCCAACAGGGGCAGGCCTTCCCTACCACCACCTGGCAGTTCACCACCGCGGCACCGGCCTTGCAGCAATCCACAATATTCGGCGCACTGGTGCCGCAGACTGCCGCCAACGCCGATCCCCTGTCAGTGGAACTCGGTACTGCCTTCACCGTCTCCCAACCCGGCAACGTCACCGGCATCAGGTTCTACAAAGGGACTGGAAATACCGGCACCCACGTGGGCTCGTTGTGGAATGCAGCCGGTACCCGGTTGGCGCAGGTGACGTTCACCAATGAGACCGCCACGGGCTGGCAGACCGCCACGCTTGCCAGCCCCGTAGCATTGGTGACCGGCCAAATCTATGTGGTGTCCTATCGGGCCCCCAACGGCCGTTATTCCTCCACTTCCGGGTTCTTCAACCAGACGTGGACCAGCGGCGTGTTCACCGCCGCAGGACCCAACAACGGCAGGTATCGGTACGGAACAGGCGGGGTCATGCCCGCAAGCTCATGGAACGCCACCAACTACTTCGTAGACGTGTTGTACTCCTCAGCAGCGCCGGCCCAGCAACTCGCGGCACCATCGCCGTCCCCGAGCCCGACGCCCACACCCACTCCAACAGCAACTCCCACAGCCACGGCCACACCTACGCCCTCCCCCAGCCCATCGCAGTCAGGAGGACTGGTCTGCGGGTTGCTGCGGATCTGCTAA